The Streptomyces sp. NBC_00659 genomic interval GGCACGTTACTTGTGGCACGGCCACGTGGGTGCAGCGCCCGTAGGATGTGGTGCTTCGGGGCTTCCGTATGGAGGCGCTGGCCTGTTACCGCAGAGGATTTTGAAAAACACGTGGCAGACATGCATGAGACAGCTGAGCAGTCCGGCCGCTTGTCGATCCACCGGAGCATCACCGCGGACATCCGTGTCCTGGTCCTGAGCGGCGAGATCGACGCAGACAACGTCGGCCTCCTGGCCGAGGCCCTTCAGATAGACGGCAACGGCCCGGTCCAGCTGGTCCTCGACTTCAGTGCGGTCACCTTCATGGACTCCAGCGCCATCAGCGCCCTGGCCGCCGCACGCCGCGACGCCACGTCGGCCGGCGGCTGGATCCGGATGGCGGCCCTGACAGCGCCGGTGCAGCGAGTCGTCGAAATCGTCGGCCTCGACACGATCATCCCTTGCTACCCCACGCTCTCCCAGGCCCTCCTTCCTTGAGCTGGGGGCATCGTGCACCGACAGGACACGGAGCGACTGCTGTCCGTGCATTCCGTGCGAATGCCCCCAGGCAGGCATGACGGCGGCGCAGTACGCCCGAAAGTCGCCCCGCGTCGTGCGAGAGGGCGTTGAAGGCGTCGGGCGGAAGAGACGGCGAGCGCCTGGGCTGATGCTGGGGTGGACGCTGAACATGCCAGTCGTGCCGGTAGGTCCAGGCGCCGCTGGAACGAAGAGCTGATCGGGCCTCCAAGGGGGACGTCGTGAGCGCTGCGGGTGTTGACCAGCAGGCCCAGCGGGAATCAGCTTCCGGGGGCCGCGGGGGAGCGCCCTCGGCGGCCATCGAGCCTCCGGAGGGAGGCCTTCTCTTGGCCGCCACCATCGCCGGCGGCCTGTCAGCCGTCGGCGCCGTGGCCTGGCCCAGATGCCTCGGTGGCCTTGGCGAGATGGATCCGCGCTTCCTGCAGCCGCCTGGGGACATGGACGACCGCAGGTGCGTGTACCCAGGCTTTCCGACGCTCCGTCCGCGCCTGGCCAGCCGGCCACCGGGCTGGTCCTCTCCCCGCACTACCCTCAAGCGCAGGCGATTTCTAAGCACGGTGCCCGACCTGTGTGCGCTCGTTCGACCACGAGGGCGGCTGCATGGGTGCTGTCCGACCAGCCGCGGATCGAAACCCTTCACGGGACGGAACTCGGCCGACGGAGGGCAGGACTGTTCGCAGCCGACGCAGCAAGCCCGGCGTCGCCGCCGTTGGGCTCCCGGGTGGGGAGCCCGAGTCAGCCCGCGTACTTGCCGTGCTGGTTGACCTACCTGACCGGCGGCCGTTCGCATCCTCCCTCAGCGGCTTCCGTCTCCGGCAGGCGAATCGTCGGGGTTGACGCCGGTGTAGGCGGAGGCGTCCTTTGTGCCTGTCGGCGTACACGTGAACGTCCCCAGCCTCGTACGGATGAACGTCCCCAGCTATGTCGCGGGAAGCAGCACGGCTGAGATCTTGGTTGAGATCGTCAGGCTGGCCGGAGACACTCGCACGATGAGTCGTAGCGCATCGCCCGGATCGGTCGAACGAGGTTGGGACGGGCCGTGGTACCGGGTTCGCGCGGACGACTTCGAGGCGTCGTTCCTGCCTGGCCCGGACGAGGAGTTGGAGGCGGTGTGCAACGTCGATGTCTTCGTGGACCTCAAAGACGGCTCCCGGTGGAGCGCGACTGTCTTCACGGTCGCCGAAGTCGAACGCTTGATGGAGACCTGGGCAGGAAGCGGCGAGGCTCTCGGCGGCCGTTACTTCTGGGTCTCGGACGGCCTGATCGTCCGGGATCCCGGCATCGACAGCATGACCGATGTGATCGCCGGACTGATCGAGACCGACGAGTTCTCCACGGTCTTCCAGCGACTCGAAGACGACTGATCGTGCCCCGGCCGCCGAGTCGACGCGGCCTGTCAGGCCACGTCTGTGTCCCGTTCGATGGCCTTGAGCCGGTTTTTGAGCCGGTAGCTGGGTCCGTTGATGGAGATCACGTCGCAGTGGTGGAGGAGGCGGTCGAGGATGGCGGTGGCGAGGACTTCGTCGCCGAACACCTGTCCCCATTCGCTGAAGGTCTTGTTCGAGGTCAGGATGATCGAACCTTTTTCATACCGCTTTGAGATGACCTGGAAGACCAGGTTCGCTTCCCCGCGTTCGAGGATCTCGTAGCCCACCTCGTCGACAACGAGGACGCCCGGCCGGAGGTAGGTGCCGAGCTTGTTGGCCAGGCGCCCGGCGGCTTCGGCGGCTTTGAGGTTGCGGACCATGTCGTCGAGGCTGGTGAAGTAGACCGAGTAGCCGGCCCGGCAAGCGGCAACGGCGAGAGCGACGGCGATGTGTGTCTTGCCCACCCCCGGCGGGCCCAGGAGAGCCGCGTTGGCCTTGGCCTCGACGAACGAGAGGGTGGCAAGGTCCTTGACCTTGCGCGGGTCGAGGTCGGGCTGGAACGAGAAGTCGTACTCGTCGAGCGTCTTGTGGTGCGGCAGCCGGGAGAGCCGCAGTCCCTGGCGGAATCGACGGTCGTCACGGACGGCCAGTTCCTCGGAGAGGACCAGGTCGAGGAAGTCGAGGTAGCCCATCTTCGCTTCGTCAGCCCGGCGGGTGAACTCGTTGATGGTTTCCGCGAGGTGGGGCAGGCCGAGCTTGCCGGCCGTAGTGCGGATGCGGTTGCCGGTCAGCTCGCTCAAGACGACTCCTTCGTCGGGGAGTTGGTGGTGAAGGGCCGGGTGCCGGTCAGCTCGTCATAGACCGACAACGGTCGGCGCCCGACCTCGATCCGGGTGGCCGCGGCCCTGTTCAGCAGGGCCTGCAAGGGTCCGGTCTCCTCGCCCCGCGGCTGTTCTTGACGAGGCCGGACCGGGATGTCGCCGGTGGTGGTCCGGCGTCCCTGACCGGTGGGCAGGCCGTCCCAGTGGGACTCGTCGACGACACGGGCACCGCGGCCGATCGCCCGGGGATGAGCCGCCAGCAGCGTGCTTCCGTGGACACCGGCGAGGGTGGCATGCAGCATGACCTGGGATTTTGTTGCCCGGATCTCGACCAGCTGCCGCGGGCGGACCCTGCGGGCCGGCACCGAGTAGAGGTTGCCGTCGAAGGCGACCAGACAGTCCTTGCCGACGTGCCGCAGCTGCCGTTCGGCCACCAGATACGGAGTCGGCGGCAGCGCTTTGAGGGCCGCGTGATCCCGCGCCGCCCGTTCCGCAATGACCTCCCGGTGCGTCTTGTGGATCTGGGCCCGCCGCACGGGCACCCAGGAGGTGAACGCGGCGTCCATCTCCTCGACGGAGGAGAAGGACCGGCCGGACAGGACGTGGTCGCGGACGATCAGGACTTGTCGTTCGACCCGGCCCTTGCCCTGTGGGCGGTAGGCGGCCAGGACGTCGATGTCGAAGTCGTAGTGGCCGGCGAAGCCGACCGCTTCCGGATGCAGCGGGACCGCCTCACCGGGGGCGACGTGTCGGCGGACCACAGTCTTGGTCCGGTCGTAGACGATCGTCATCGGCGCCCCGCCGAAGTGCGCGAATGCCCGGCGGTGGCAGTCGAAGAACGTCTGCAGGTCCTGGCTGGTGGTGAAGCAGCAGAACGGATCCCGCGAGTACGAGAGCGTCATGTGGAAGGAGTAGACCTTCGCGACGCCCATGTGGGCGAGGATCTTGCCCTCATCTCCCCAGTCCACTTGCGCTTGGGCCCCTGGGATCACCTCGAACCGGCGGTGCATCCCCGCCAGTTCCTTGGGCGTGATCCCGAGTTCGTCGGCGATCCTCGGCCGGGCCGTCTGAACGTAGAGCTTGACCCGCTGATAGTTCCCGGTGAAGCCGTACTCCTGGGCCAGCCGCTCGTGGATGACCGCGGCCTTCATCAGGATCTCGGCCCGGAGCATCGAATCGATCAGCGGTCCGAACTCGTCGATCACCCTTGCCCGCGACCGCCCGCTCGGCGATCGCCGCGGAGGGGTTGCCGGCCCCGGTGCGGAGAGGTACTTGCGGACCGTCTTGCGGTCCAGACCGGTCTCCCTGGAGATCTCCGACAGGCTCATCGCCCCGGACTCCAGCAGGCCGCGAAAGCGCCGAAGCTCCAGCCATCGCTGCGGATCCAAGACCACTGCCAGCCCCCTCCGCCGCCCGTATCGACCCAGCAGCAGAGTGCCGAGCAGCAGGTCTCACCGCATCAGCAACTGTCCCTTTTCATCCGTACGAGGCTGGGGACGTTCACGTGTACGCCGACAGTGCCGCTGGGGCGGCGGGATTCTCCGCGGCGTCCGGTGCCGTGCATGCCTTCGGACTTTCCTCGGTCTTCGCCACTCGCGGTC includes:
- the istB gene encoding IS21-like element helper ATPase IstB, which codes for MSELTGNRIRTTAGKLGLPHLAETINEFTRRADEAKMGYLDFLDLVLSEELAVRDDRRFRQGLRLSRLPHHKTLDEYDFSFQPDLDPRKVKDLATLSFVEAKANAALLGPPGVGKTHIAVALAVAACRAGYSVYFTSLDDMVRNLKAAEAAGRLANKLGTYLRPGVLVVDEVGYEILERGEANLVFQVISKRYEKGSIILTSNKTFSEWGQVFGDEVLATAILDRLLHHCDVISINGPSYRLKNRLKAIERDTDVA
- a CDS encoding STAS domain-containing protein gives rise to the protein MHETAEQSGRLSIHRSITADIRVLVLSGEIDADNVGLLAEALQIDGNGPVQLVLDFSAVTFMDSSAISALAAARRDATSAGGWIRMAALTAPVQRVVEIVGLDTIIPCYPTLSQALLP
- the istA gene encoding IS21 family transposase; its protein translation is MVLDPQRWLELRRFRGLLESGAMSLSEISRETGLDRKTVRKYLSAPGPATPPRRSPSGRSRARVIDEFGPLIDSMLRAEILMKAAVIHERLAQEYGFTGNYQRVKLYVQTARPRIADELGITPKELAGMHRRFEVIPGAQAQVDWGDEGKILAHMGVAKVYSFHMTLSYSRDPFCCFTTSQDLQTFFDCHRRAFAHFGGAPMTIVYDRTKTVVRRHVAPGEAVPLHPEAVGFAGHYDFDIDVLAAYRPQGKGRVERQVLIVRDHVLSGRSFSSVEEMDAAFTSWVPVRRAQIHKTHREVIAERAARDHAALKALPPTPYLVAERQLRHVGKDCLVAFDGNLYSVPARRVRPRQLVEIRATKSQVMLHATLAGVHGSTLLAAHPRAIGRGARVVDESHWDGLPTGQGRRTTTGDIPVRPRQEQPRGEETGPLQALLNRAAATRIEVGRRPLSVYDELTGTRPFTTNSPTKESS